A single region of the Candidatus Methanomethylicota archaeon genome encodes:
- a CDS encoding M42 family metallopeptidase yields the protein MELLKKISEAPGISGFEYGIAEILKKELKDYVDKIEEDKFGNLYAYKGEGLKTIMITAHMDEIGLIVKHIDNKGFIRFAKVGGVPDHVLLGQRVQIHGKYKRVYGVIGCKAIHVMKEEERKQLVTYDKMFIDTGATKEQLEKYGIKIGTPITIERNLIEIENGLIVGRAMDDRAGCYILIEALKKAKPVNKIVAVFTVQEEVGLRGATVSSFAVKPDIGIAIDTTIAGDHPEIGESEAPVKLSQGPVIVVADGRRESLGGGLLANPLVMNWILEIAEKSKIKYQLEVLEGGTTDAAAIQLSREGVPSGCISIPARYVHTFSEVISKEDLENAIKLLVNIMESSTPL from the coding sequence ATGGAATTATTGAAAAAAATAAGTGAGGCCCCAGGAATCTCAGGATTTGAATATGGAATTGCTGAAATTTTAAAAAAAGAGTTAAAGGATTATGTAGATAAAATAGAAGAAGACAAATTTGGAAATTTATATGCTTATAAAGGAGAAGGATTAAAAACCATAATGATTACAGCACATATGGATGAAATTGGACTTATAGTAAAACACATAGATAATAAAGGATTCATAAGATTTGCAAAAGTTGGAGGAGTGCCGGATCATGTATTATTAGGTCAAAGAGTACAAATACATGGTAAATATAAAAGAGTATATGGAGTAATAGGATGTAAAGCAATACATGTAATGAAGGAGGAAGAAAGAAAACAATTAGTAACATATGATAAGATGTTTATAGATACTGGAGCAACAAAAGAACAATTAGAAAAATATGGAATTAAAATAGGCACTCCAATAACTATAGAAAGGAATCTTATTGAAATAGAAAATGGTCTTATAGTTGGTAGAGCTATGGATGATAGAGCAGGATGTTATATTTTAATTGAAGCTTTGAAAAAAGCAAAACCAGTTAATAAAATAGTAGCAGTATTTACTGTTCAAGAAGAAGTTGGTCTAAGAGGAGCCACTGTAAGTTCCTTTGCAGTAAAGCCAGATATAGGAATTGCCATAGATACAACCATTGCAGGAGATCATCCAGAAATAGGAGAAAGTGAAGCTCCAGTAAAATTAAGTCAAGGACCTGTGATAGTAGTTGCTGATGGTAGAAGAGAATCCTTAGGAGGGGGGTTATTGGCAAATCCATTAGTAATGAATTGGATTTTAGAAATTGCAGAAAAATCAAAAATAAAATATCAATTAGAAGTATTAGAAGGAGGTACAACTGATGCTGCTGCTATTCAATTATCAAGAGAGGGCGTGCCATCTGGTTGTATTTCAATACCAGCAAGATATGTGCATACTTTTAGTGAAGTAATATCAAAAGAAGATCTTGAAAATGCAATTAAACTATTAGTAAATATAATGGAAAGTAGTACACCACTTTAG
- a CDS encoding pyruvate carboxylase subunit B, producing the protein MLKVIDTTIRDGQQSLFATRIKIEDILPILSKMDEVGFYGLEAWGGATFDVAIRYLNEDPWERLRKIKRALKKTKVVMLLRGKNLVGYKHYPDEVVEVFVKKAYENGVDVFRIFDALNDINNLKKAIKTAKEVGAEVHGDVVYTRSPIHSVNYFIDVAKQLAELEVDAIRIKDMAGLLSPRDAFDLVRGIKKETGLPVGLHSHYSCGLAALSYMKGIEAGADFIDTALHPFAFGTSQPSIEVLYDALKDTGLLSHLKIELVYECAEYFEKLRDRYKGYSSEYTDRIDPKALRHQIPGGMMSNLIAQLKEYNALFKLNEVLNEVPIVRKDLGYPPLVTPMSQIVGTQAVINVITGKRYSVLIKEVEDYIRGFYGRPPGEINKELLEKVKPTNPPKELTFKDIPEDVKALFKKEEDALTYLLFPQIAVQFLKGEIKNILPEKKEEKKKEIKWFRIKIGDEEIEVKIEGQ; encoded by the coding sequence TTGTTAAAAGTCATAGATACTACTATAAGAGATGGACAACAATCTCTCTTTGCAACAAGAATAAAAATAGAAGATATACTTCCAATATTAAGTAAAATGGATGAAGTAGGTTTCTATGGTTTAGAAGCTTGGGGAGGGGCCACATTTGATGTTGCAATAAGATATTTAAATGAAGATCCTTGGGAAAGATTAAGAAAAATTAAAAGAGCTTTAAAGAAAACAAAAGTAGTAATGTTATTAAGAGGAAAGAATTTAGTTGGTTATAAACATTATCCTGATGAAGTTGTGGAGGTTTTTGTTAAAAAAGCATATGAAAATGGAGTGGATGTTTTTAGAATTTTTGATGCACTTAATGATATAAATAATTTAAAGAAAGCTATAAAAACAGCAAAAGAAGTAGGAGCTGAAGTTCATGGAGATGTAGTATATACTCGTAGTCCAATTCATTCAGTCAATTATTTTATTGATGTAGCAAAACAATTAGCAGAATTAGAAGTAGATGCTATAAGAATAAAGGATATGGCTGGACTACTATCTCCAAGAGACGCCTTTGATTTAGTAAGAGGAATAAAAAAAGAAACAGGTCTTCCTGTTGGACTTCATTCTCATTATTCATGTGGATTAGCAGCACTATCTTATATGAAAGGAATAGAGGCAGGGGCTGATTTTATTGATACTGCATTACATCCTTTTGCATTTGGCACTTCTCAACCATCAATAGAAGTTTTATATGATGCTTTAAAAGATACTGGATTATTGTCACATTTAAAAATAGAATTAGTATATGAATGTGCAGAATACTTTGAAAAATTAAGAGATAGATACAAAGGCTATTCTTCAGAATATACAGATAGAATAGATCCAAAAGCTTTGAGACATCAAATACCTGGTGGAATGATGTCTAATTTAATTGCTCAATTAAAAGAATATAATGCATTATTTAAATTAAATGAAGTTTTAAATGAAGTCCCTATTGTTAGAAAAGATCTTGGATATCCTCCATTAGTAACTCCAATGAGTCAAATTGTTGGAACACAAGCAGTTATAAATGTTATTACTGGAAAGAGATATAGTGTATTAATAAAAGAAGTAGAAGATTATATAAGAGGATTTTATGGAAGACCACCTGGTGAAATTAATAAGGAATTGTTAGAAAAAGTAAAACCTACAAATCCTCCTAAAGAATTAACATTTAAAGATATACCTGAAGATGTTAAGGCTTTATTTAAAAAAGAAGAGGATGCCCTTACTTATCTTCTATTTCCACAAATAGCAGTACAATTTTTAAAAGGTGAAATAAAAAACATTCTTCCAGAAAAGAAGGAAGAAAAGAAGAAAGAAATTAAATGGTTTAGGATTAAAATTGGTGATGAAGAAATTGAAGTGAAAATTGAAGGACAATGA